In Pseudonocardia sp. DSM 110487, the sequence CACCTCGACGGTGCGGGGGAAGCAGGTCAGCAGGCCCGCGAGGTCGGGGCCGCGTCCGCCGGGGTCGCGCGTGAGCGTGGCCACCACCCACGGCCGGTCGATCCCCGTGGCCTCGCGGTAGGGCTCGAGCGCGTCGGCGAGCGCGGCGACGCCGGCGGCCGGCAGCCGGTCGAGGTGGGCGATGACGAGGGTCCCGCCGTGCTCCAGCTCGCCCGCCACCTCGCCGATCCACTGCGGCCCGTATGCGTCGGCGTCGAGTACGCGGAGGTGGCCCGCGGGGGTGCGGTTCTGGTGCGTGGCGCGGGCGAGCGTGGCCTTGCCGACCCCCTGCTCGCCCTCCACGATGAGCCACTCCCTGGCCTGGAAGTGCCGGTCGACGGCTTGCCCACACTTCTTCCACGCGGTGCTGGACCCGACCGCGGTGGGTAGCGACACGGCGTACGACGATGCGGTGATGCTCCGCTCCGCCGGGCTCATCTGGGCGACGAGCTGCACCTGCAACACCCCGCCGGTCACGCCACCCTCGCTGAAACTCGGCCGGCAGTGCACCCGCGCCATGTGCCCGCTGGGGAGGTCGACCACCAGCCGGTGCTCGCGCCCGGCGCCGAGGGCCTCCACCGCCTCTGCGAGCAGCGCCGCCTGGTCCCGCGCGTCGAACAGCTCGCGCGCCCGGTCGTTCATCATCAACAGGTCCGCGCCGATCGCGAAGACGGCGCCTCGCCCGCGCCGGCAGGCCCTGAGGTAGTCCTGCAGCAGCAGGTGCTCCCGCCGCCCGGAGTGCTCGAGCACGGCCTCCTCGATCCGGCGCCCGATCGAGGCGACGGCGGCGGCCATCATCCCTCCGGCGTTGCGGCGCCAGCAGGTGAGGTCGATGACGCCCAGCACGCGACCGGTGTTGGGGTGCCGGACTGGGATGCCCGCGCATGCCAGGTCCTCGAGGTGCTCGACGTAGTGCTCGTGCCCGAACACCTGCGCAGGCCCGCCGCCCTCGAGTGCGCTGCCGATGCCGTTGGTGCCGACGTAGCGCTCCGCATAGCTGAAGCCGGGCCTCAGCAGCACCCGGTCGAGGTGCGACTCGAGGCTCGTGTCCGCGGTGCGCCGGTCGAGGACCACGCCGTCGGCGTCGCAGAGGATCACGCTCACCGGCTCGGTGGCGAACTGGTCGGAGACCTCGGACAGCACCGGCTTCGCGGCGCGGGCGAGCAGGCTCTCCGGGTCGACGTCGTCGTAGGGCAGCTCGATGTGGTCGGCGGGGACGTGCCACGCGACGGACCGGGTCCAGGACGCGAGGATCGGCTCCCGGACCACGCCGGACGTGACGGGCTCCTTCGAGAGGAACGACTCGCGGGCGCGCGCGAGCTCATCTGCCGCCGGCCCGGCCGGGGCCCGTGGTCCGTCTTCCGTTCGCGCGGCCAACAGGCCTCCTCGGAGCGTCGGCGATCCGTCAGCGGACCCAGCGTAGGTGGATGGACGCTGTGGCACACGTCTCATATTGAGACCGCGTACGGAGGCCGCACGGGGTGTGATCGGCGCCACGAGCTCCTCGACACCCGCGCCGTCGACGACTCGCCGCCAACCCACCACCCCAGGAGGAGATGACGTGAGTCGGCAGAGTCTGGCGAAGGCTCACCAGAAGATCCAGGAACTCGCCTGGGAGCCGCTGTACCACGAGCCGTACATGAAGTACGGCACGGACTACACGTTCCGGAAGGCCGCGAAGAAGGACCCGCTGAAGCAGATCCTGCGGTCCTACTTCCCCATGGAGGAGGAGAAGGACCACCGCGTTTACGGCGCACAGGACGGCGCGATCCGCGGCAACATGTTCCGCCAGGTGCAGGAGCGCTGGCTGGAGTGGCAGAAGCTGTTCCTGTCGATCATCCCGCTGCCGGAGATCTCCGCGGCGCGGTCGATGCCGATGCTGTTCCACACGGTGCCGAACCCGGAGCTGCACAACGGGCAGGCGATCCAGATGATCGACGAGGTCCGGCACTCGACGATCCAGCAGAACCTCAAGCGCCTGTACATGAACAACTACATCGACCCGGCCGGCTTCAACAACAGCCTGCGCGGATTCCAGGGCGACTACTGCGGCACCATCGGCCGCCAGTTCGCCGAGGGGTTCATCACGGGTGACGCGATCACCGCGGCGAGCATCTACCTGACGATCGTCGCCGAGACCGCCTTCACCAACACGTTGTTCGTCGCGATGCCGGCCGAGGCGGCCGCGAACGGCGACTACCTGCTGCCCACGGTGTTCCACTCGGTGCAGTCCGACGAGTCGCGCCACATCTCCAACGGCTACGCCACCCTGCTGATGGCGCTGTCCGACGAGGAGAACCACCAGCTGCTCGAGCGCGACCTGCGCTACGCGTGGTGGAACAACCACCGGGTGGTGGACGCCGCGATCGGCACGTTCATCGAGTACGGCACGAAGGACCGCCGCAAGGACCGCGAGTCCTACGCGGAGATGTGGCGCCGGTGGATCTACGACGACTACTACCGGTCCTACCTCGTGCCGCTGGAGAAGTACGGGCTCACGATCCCGCACGACCTCGTCGAGGAGTCCTGGAACCAGATCTGGAACAAGGGCTACGTCCACGAGGTGGCGCAGTTCTTCGCCACCGGGTGGCTCGCCAACTACTGGCGGATCGACGGCATGACCGACGAGGACTTCGAGTGGTTCGAGCACAAGTACCCGGGCTGGTACGACAGGTACGGGAAGTGGTGGGAGAACTACAGCCGGCTCGCCACCCCGAACGGGCACAACCCGATCGTGGCCGAGAACGTCGACTACGTGTACCCGCACCGGTGCTGGACCTGCATGGTGCCGTGCCTCGTCCGTGAGGACATGGTCATGGACCAGGTCGACGGCCAGTGGCGCACGTACTGCCACGAGATGTGCCACTGGACCGACAAGGTGGCGTTCCGGCCGACCTACGAGGGGCGCGAGACCCCGAACATGGGCCGGCTCGTCGGGCACCGCGAGTGGGAGACGCTCTACCACGGCTGGAACTGGGCCGACGTCGTCAAGGACATGGGCTTCGTGCGCGACGACGGGAAGACCATGACCGCGCAACCACATCTCGATCTCGACCCCAAGAAGATGTGGACGCTCGACCACATGCGTCGGCTGCCCAACCTGCAGAGCCCGAACGTGCTGCTCAACGAGATGAGCGACGCCGAGCGCCAGGCGTTCGCGGCCGACTACGTCCGCCAGGGACCCGCTGGGCGGCCCGCCCCAACCGACGCCTGAGCGCGGGTCAGGCGAAGGGGGAGGGCCGGCCGCACCGGCCTTCCCCCTGCCGAACCTGCCCTCTTCCCCGACCTTGGAGACACGTTGGGCGAGAAGCACGTCGTCCGGTTCGAGCCGGTCGGCATCGAGATCGAGGTCGACGAGGACCAGACCATCCTCCGCGCGGCCGCCGAGCAGGGCGTCCAGCTCATGCACGGCTGCAAGGAAGGGCAGTGCGCGGCGTGCAAGTCGTTCGTGCTCGAGGGCGAGGACATCGAGCTGGACCGCTACTCGACGTTCGCGTTGCCCGACTACGAGAAGGAGGAGGGGCAGACGCTGCTCTGCCGGGCGCACCCGTTCGAGGACCTGACCATCGAGCTCCTCAACTACGACGAGGAGATCATCCGTTCCGGGCTGCCGTTGCGGCGCGGCACGGTCGAGGTCGTGGCGATCGACGCCGTCACCCACGACATGCGGCACATGGTCGTCAGGCTCGTCGAGCCCGAGGAGATCAAGTTCTTCCCGGGCCAGTACATGGACTTCCAGGTGCCCGGCACGCGGGAGAGCCGGTCGTTCTCGATGGCGAACACGCCCAACCGGGACGGCCGCTTCGAGTTCGTCGTGAAGGTCTACCCGGACGGGCTGTTCTCCGAGCTGCTGGCCACCCGGCTGCAGGTGGGGGACCGGCTGGAGGTGGAGGCGCCGTTCGGCACCTTCACGCTGCGCGAGAGCCGCACGTCCGACCTGGTCTTCATCGGCGGCGGGGCCGGAATGGCCCCCATGCTCGGGCTCCTGCGTTCGATGGCAGAGCGCGGAATCGAGCGCAAGGTCGCCTTCTACTACGGAGCGCGGGGCGCACGCGACCTGTGCTTCGAGAAGGAGCTCGTCGGGTTGCAGGAGCAGCTGACCGGCCTCACCTACGTGCCGGCGCTGTCCGAACCGTCCGCCGACGACGAGTGGGCGGGGGAGACCGGTCTGATCACCGACGTCGTCGCTCGCCACGAGTCCGACATGGCAGGCAAGGACGCGTACGTCTGCGGCCCCCCGCCGATGGTCGACGCGGCGATCGCGGTGCTCACCCGGCTCGGCTGCACTGCCGAACACATCTTCTACGACAAGTTCACGACCACCGGTGATCCGGAGGACAGCAAATGACCACCACAGAACGCAGCGTTCCCAAACCCGTCTTCACCGACGCCGAGGCCGGGGCGCGCGAGTTCCCCGACTCATCGGCGAGCGCCCGGCGCTACAACTACTTCACACCCGCCAAGCGCAAGCAGACGCACTACGAGGACGTCACCGTCGAGGTGCAGCCTGACCCGCGCCACTACCTCACCCAGGGCTGGATCTACGGCTTCGCCGACGGCGAGACCGGCTACCC encodes:
- a CDS encoding sigma-54-dependent Fis family transcriptional regulator encodes the protein MAARTEDGPRAPAGPAADELARARESFLSKEPVTSGVVREPILASWTRSVAWHVPADHIELPYDDVDPESLLARAAKPVLSEVSDQFATEPVSVILCDADGVVLDRRTADTSLESHLDRVLLRPGFSYAERYVGTNGIGSALEGGGPAQVFGHEHYVEHLEDLACAGIPVRHPNTGRVLGVIDLTCWRRNAGGMMAAAVASIGRRIEEAVLEHSGRREHLLLQDYLRACRRGRGAVFAIGADLLMMNDRARELFDARDQAALLAEAVEALGAGREHRLVVDLPSGHMARVHCRPSFSEGGVTGGVLQVQLVAQMSPAERSITASSYAVSLPTAVGSSTAWKKCGQAVDRHFQAREWLIVEGEQGVGKATLARATHQNRTPAGHLRVLDADAYGPQWIGEVAGELEHGGTLVIAHLDRLPAAGVAALADALEPYREATGIDRPWVVATLTRDPGGRGPDLAGLLTCFPRTVEVPPLRHHIEDVAELVPHLLTRLAHGALTCSPEAMHVLMRSRWPGNVEQLHQVLRKVVAKRRSGVVEARDLPPECRITTRRVLTPLEAIECDAIIEALLDTDGNKVEAARLLGSSRATIYRKIREYGITMPGPLEAGRRG
- a CDS encoding methane monooxygenase, with product MAKAHQKIQELAWEPLYHEPYMKYGTDYTFRKAAKKDPLKQILRSYFPMEEEKDHRVYGAQDGAIRGNMFRQVQERWLEWQKLFLSIIPLPEISAARSMPMLFHTVPNPELHNGQAIQMIDEVRHSTIQQNLKRLYMNNYIDPAGFNNSLRGFQGDYCGTIGRQFAEGFITGDAITAASIYLTIVAETAFTNTLFVAMPAEAAANGDYLLPTVFHSVQSDESRHISNGYATLLMALSDEENHQLLERDLRYAWWNNHRVVDAAIGTFIEYGTKDRRKDRESYAEMWRRWIYDDYYRSYLVPLEKYGLTIPHDLVEESWNQIWNKGYVHEVAQFFATGWLANYWRIDGMTDEDFEWFEHKYPGWYDRYGKWWENYSRLATPNGHNPIVAENVDYVYPHRCWTCMVPCLVREDMVMDQVDGQWRTYCHEMCHWTDKVAFRPTYEGRETPNMGRLVGHREWETLYHGWNWADVVKDMGFVRDDGKTMTAQPHLDLDPKKMWTLDHMRRLPNLQSPNVLLNEMSDAERQAFAADYVRQGPAGRPAPTDA
- a CDS encoding FAD-binding oxidoreductase, with translation MGEKHVVRFEPVGIEIEVDEDQTILRAAAEQGVQLMHGCKEGQCAACKSFVLEGEDIELDRYSTFALPDYEKEEGQTLLCRAHPFEDLTIELLNYDEEIIRSGLPLRRGTVEVVAIDAVTHDMRHMVVRLVEPEEIKFFPGQYMDFQVPGTRESRSFSMANTPNRDGRFEFVVKVYPDGLFSELLATRLQVGDRLEVEAPFGTFTLRESRTSDLVFIGGGAGMAPMLGLLRSMAERGIERKVAFYYGARGARDLCFEKELVGLQEQLTGLTYVPALSEPSADDEWAGETGLITDVVARHESDMAGKDAYVCGPPPMVDAAIAVLTRLGCTAEHIFYDKFTTTGDPEDSK